TATATGTTTTTGCAATTCTTCTAGCTTCATTTATCCACTCATCAAATTGGTCATCACTAAACATGCCTACACCTATTGGATGTGCTATAAAATTAATTTTTCCACTTATATTTTTTAAATCTCTAACTCCCTTTAGAATCTCCATACATAATAAATATCCAACTATCATCTGGCCATATTTAACTACCAATGGTGGATTTAATTGAATTTGTTCATCCGGTAGAGTTTTTGCCCTTTCTAAAATTTTCTCACCGTTATTATTTATTATTACTGCTCTATCTTTGTTATTTTTTCCATAAGATGTGATTATTGTAATATTGTTTTCTTTTGCAACATTACAAGCACTTTCTAATACTTCTTCACTTGATAAGTATCCTTCAGGATATAATACAATATCAATTCCTTTATTGCTCTCTATTTCTTTTTTTAACTGTTCTATTCCTTGTTCATGTATTGGTTGTCCTATTAAGACTTTCATATTTACTTACCCCTTTATAATTATTTTAGTTTAGCAACTAAAAAACAACTATCTTTTAGCTTAGTTAAAAGTTCCATTTATTGTAAGTACACTAACAACTCACTATTTATTTCTATAATTGAAGTATTATCCGTTTTAAATCTCATCATTTCATTAAAAGGAGTATTGGTTATATAACATTGTAAGCACATAATTACAGCACTATGCGTTATAATTATTACTACTCTACATAAACATTTGAATACACCAAGTTTTATAATCATGCTTTTTATAAAATTTAATAATACTTTCCATGTCTTTTGTGGAAGAATAAATTAAAGATCTTTTAACTCCATTTTCTTTAGCAATTTCTAATATTTTATCTAATAAAATTGTACCTATATTAAAACCTCTATTTTCAAAAGACACATAAATATCATCTATTTCAATATAAAATTGTCCATTATCCATTACAGCCATATTTTGCGATTTATGAACTGTACCGTAAACAAATCCTACAATCCTCTTATTTAACTCAGCCACAAAAAAATATTTTCCCAGTTTACTTTCTAAATAATCTTTATCAGCAGCAACAAATCCATAAGTTATCTCTTCTTTAGCCCATTGCTGTTGTAAAGCTATTATATAATCTAAATCTTTATATACACATTCTCGAATAATTAAATTATTCATAATATCCTCCAAAATTTTTAACATAAATTTGAGGTATTTAATAATTTTTATCCCTTAAATTTATATAGATTCTACTTAACCGTCCCTACAAATCATAACAACTTTATTTTATATTTTTTTCCT
The DNA window shown above is from Haloimpatiens massiliensis and carries:
- a CDS encoding histidine phosphatase family protein; translation: MIIKLGVFKCLCRVVIIITHSAVIMCLQCYITNTPFNEMMRFKTDNTSIIEINSELLVYLQ
- a CDS encoding GNAT family N-acetyltransferase, whose product is MNNLIIRECVYKDLDYIIALQQQWAKEEITYGFVAADKDYLESKLGKYFFVAELNKRIVGFVYGTVHKSQNMAVMDNGQFYIEIDDIYVSFENRGFNIGTILLDKILEIAKENGVKRSLIYSSTKDMESIIKFYKKHDYKTWCIQMFM